From the Phoenix dactylifera cultivar Barhee BC4 chromosome 10, palm_55x_up_171113_PBpolish2nd_filt_p, whole genome shotgun sequence genome, one window contains:
- the LOC103711078 gene encoding glycosyltransferase BC10-like: MKPRRKGDEEEEELWANSPRKDALLRLIKIVTGVVVFMAGAVLGLSWGVRFNPHIAQTEIFFPTKPYAKECGKVTMNLKDFLEPCHLMHGMTDKELFWRASMVSKIKKYPFNRVPKVAFMFMTEGPLPFFPLWDRFFRGHQGLFTVYVHAYPGYTLKVPETSFFYDHQIPSEKTKRGSISLVDAQKRLLANALLDLSNERFVLLSESCIPVFNFQTIYNYLINSAYSFVQSNDENPIQGHGSYNSRMAPEIKHSQWREGTWWFEVKRSLAVNIVADNKYYSIFRKYCKITCYPDDSYIPTYLNMLDGILNANRTVTWADWSKRGHHPATYGSEDITEGLIQSIRNNGTICTYNSKPSSVCFLFAMKFSPDALEPLLNLASMVMKF, from the exons ATGAAGCCGAGGAGGAAAggggatgaagaggaggaagagctgTGGGCAAACTCTCCAAGAAAGGATGCGCTGCTTAGGCTGATAAAGATTGTTACGGGCGTAGTTGTTTTCATGGCTGGGGCAGTTCTAGGCTTGTCATGGGGTGTGCGTTTCAATCCGCACATAGCACAGACTGAAATCTTCTTCCCGACAAAGCCATACGCAAAAGAGTGTGGGAAGGTTACCATGAACCTTAAAGATTTCCTTGAGCCATGCCATTTGATGCATGGGATGACAGATAAAGAACTCTTTTGGAGGGCTTCAATGGTATCCAAGATAAAGAAGTATCCATTCAACAGAGTGCCAAAGGTGGCCTTCATGTTTATGACGGAAGGACCTCTACCATTCTTTCCATTGTGGGATAGGTTTTTCAGAGGCCATCAAGGGCTCTTCACAGTGTATGTGCATGCATATCCAGGGTACACACTTAAGGTCCCTGAGACCTCTTTCTTCTATGATCACCAAATTCCAAGTGAG AAAACTAAACGGGGTTCGATATCACTGGTAGATGCGCAAAAGCGCCTCTTGGCCAATGCTTTGCTGGACTTATCCAATGAGCGCTTTGTTCTGCTCTCCGAGAGTTGTATACCAGTCTTTAATTTCCAAACCATCTATAATTACCTCATCAACTCTGCATACAGCTTTGTTCAGTCTAATGATGAAAACCCAATCCAAGGCCATGGAAGTTATAACAGCCGCATGGCCCCTGAAATAAAGCATTCTCAATGGAGAGAAGGAACTTGGTGGTTTGAAGTCAAGCGCTCACTGGCGGTGAATATAGTCGCAGACAACAAATACTACTCTATTTTCAGGAAATACTGTAAAATTACTTGTTACCCTGATGATTCCTACATCCCTACATACTTGAACATGCTTGATGGGATCTTGAATGCGAACCGGACAGTTACCTGGGCTGACTGGTCCAAAAGAGGTCATCACCCTGCAACGTATGGAAGCGAAGACATTACAGAGGGCCTCATCCAGTCTATCAGAAATAATGGGACCATCTGTACATACAACTCCAAACCAAGTTCTGTCTGTTTCCTTTTTGCGATGAAGTTTTCTCCTGATGCATTGGAACCCCTACTCAACCTCGCTTCAATGGTTATGAAATTCTAA
- the LOC103711080 gene encoding uncharacterized protein LOC103711080 — protein MTFPSNSHLPIAPNPKTLLGFLLILSLSLAFAETNLSDAPTAYELLESFNFPRGILPRGVQSYLLRKDGTFEVYLGGDCEFKVTGAYQLRYKTKITGTVESGTLKDLNGVSVKVLFLWIGISGVVRSGDELKFYVGPLSASFPLSNFEECPRCGGGFDCAIPLVSDA, from the coding sequence ATGACCTTCCCCTCAAACTCCCATCTCCCAATTGCTCCCAACCCCAAAACCCTGCTAGGGTTTCTcctcatcctctccctctccctagcCTTCGCCGAGACCAATCTCTCCGACGCTCCCACCGCCTACGAGCTCCTCGAGAGCTTCAATTTCCCCAGAGGAATCCTCCCACGGGGAGTACAGAGCTACCTTCTGAGGAAAGACGGCACCTTTGAGGTTTATCTCGGTGGGGACTGCGAGTTCAAGGTCACTGGGGCCTATCAATTGAGGTACAAGACGAAGATCACCGGCACGGTGGAGTCGGGGACGCTCAAGGACTTGAATGGAGTCAGTGTGAAGGTGTTGTTCTTGTGGATTGGCATCAGTGGGGTCGTGAGAAGTGGCGATGAGCTCAAGTTCTATGTCGGGCCGCTGTCGGCCTCCTTCCCCTTGTCCAACTTTGAGGAGTGCCCCCGGTGCGGGGGCGGATTCGATTGCGCCATCCCCTTGGTTTCTGATGCTTAG
- the LOC103711079 gene encoding endoglucanase 9-like has product MRKMGLEKTLVLGIFVAFAAVGVSGHPDYQDALSKSLIFFEGQRSGKLPPGQNLKWRADSGLTDGSTENVDLTGGYYDAGDNVKFGFPMAFTTTMLAWSVLEFGRWMPKELDHAREAVRWGTDYLLKACSALPEALYIQVGDPNTDHKCWQRAEDMSTPRSVYKVTPSNPGSDVAAETAAALAAASLVFRRVDGNYSKKLLQTAEKAFTFADNYRGNYSDSLSSVVCPFYCSYSGYQDELLWAAAWLLMATQNPSYLSYVQSLGINSDSDMFSWDNKIPGARVLLAREYLVEKNEAASSFKEQAERFMCSVLPDSSSRSVGYTPGGLLYKLNGSNLQYVTSVSFLLSAYAKYLKISKQTFSCGDMVVSPSILRKVAQKQVDYILGDNPRGLSYMVGFGNNFPQRIHHRGSSIPSIRSNSQNIGCDQGFQFYHATDANPNILTGAVVGGPDRNDAFSDDRSSYAQSEPATYINAPLVGTLSYLAACFKP; this is encoded by the exons ATGAGAAAAATGGGATTGGAGAAGACTCTGGTTCTCGGGATTTTCGTTGCCTTTGCAGCAGTTGGTGTTTCAGGCCACCCTGACTACCAGGATGCTCTTTCAAAGTCTCTCATTTTCTTCGAAGGCCAGCGCTCAGGAAAGCTTCCTCCAGGACAGAACTTGAAGTGGAGGGCTGACTCCGGGCTCACCGATGGATCGACAGAGAAT GTGGATCTGACTGGTGGCTACTATGATGCTGGGGACAATGTTAAATTTGGCTTCCCCATGGCCTTCACAACCACAATGCTCGCATGGAGCGTCCTCGAATTCGGGAGATGGATGCCCAAGGAACTAGATCATGCTCGAGAAGCAGTGCGCTGGGGCACTGACTACCTCCTCAAGGCCTGCAGTGCTCTTCCTGAAGCACTTTACATTCAG GTTGGCGATCCAAATACTGACCACAAATGCTGGCAACGAGCTGAGGACATGAGCACACCTCGGTCTGTCTACAAGGTCACCCCTTCAAACCCAGGCTCCGATGTTGCAGCTGAGACAGCTGCCGCCCTCGCAGCTGCCTCCCTCGTGTTCAGGCGCGTTGATGGGAATTATTCCAAGAAGCTTCTGCAGACTGCAGAGaaagccttcactttcgccgacAATTACAGAGGAAACTACAGTGACTCCCTTTCTTCTGTTGTCTGCCCCTTCTATTGCTCTTACTCTGGCTACCAA GATGAACTTCTATGGGCAGCTGCATGGCTGCTCATGGCCACGCAAAACCCTTCCTATCTAAGCTATGTTCAGTCTCTTGGCATCAACTCTGACTCAGATATGTTTAGCTGGGATAACAAGATTCCTGGTGCTCGCGTGCTCCTGGCTCGG GAGTATCTTGTCGAGAAGAACGAAGCAGCCTCATCATTCAAAGAGCAAGCAGAGAGATTTATGTGCAGCGTGCTACCAGACTCCTCATCTCGGAGCGTCGGCTACACACCAGGAGGGCTATTGTACAAGCTCAATGGAAGCAACCTACAGTATGTGACCTCTGTCAGTTTCTTACTATCAGCCTATGCCAAATACTTGAAGATCTCCAAACAAACTTTCAGCTGTGGTGATATGGTTGTCTCTCCATCCATTTTGAGGAAAGTAGCTCAGAAACAG GTGGACTACATCTTGGGAGATAATCCAAGGGGGCTGTCATACATGGTAGGCTTTGGCAACAACTTTCCACAGCGCATCCATCACCGAGGCTCGTCGATCCCTAGCATTCGCTCTAACTCGCAGAACATCGGTTGCGACCAGGGCTTTCAGTTTTACCATGCCACCGATGCCAATCCAAATATATTGACAGGGGCTGTAGTTGGAGGGCCTGATCGGAACGATGCATTCTCCGATGACCGGAGCAGCTATGCTCAATCAGAGCCAGCCACATACATCAATGCTCCACTTGTTGGAACTCTCTCTTACTTGGCAGCTTGCTTCAAACCTTGA
- the LOC103711081 gene encoding uncharacterized protein LOC103711081 isoform X1 yields MADAADLQDWELLSSRSSEDPKAFEGLDGDGDSYGGAIELDYFALDSENRRIERESSEEESEEGGVDSDNPTRVLPDSNSRDMERSRGEVEFRGSGSPVKNSGGFWSDGSLDYRSSLADSESGELGNRGGSITEVGVEGIEAGYQDSSDDESGKGLGFGGSRQSQGIETGYEEHGVEDSGGLVKMEDGSGSFENVPNSDGEKRVLARWKMPLDFIKFYVFKMRPVWWISIAAAIMGFVTLGRKLYKMKNTSRTIQLKIAFDDKLHGDAKGDAFGPVELYFLLSTMTQLRVCVSPAPTEQEVIRFEPIPASAAGDDSLRACSHKRRIHLPSHESIVRSPTIRHSFICTDLNATVVLSSRLTCLTPGPLFDCHSSCCLHASYRRRMS; encoded by the exons ATGGCCGATGCAGCCGACCTCCAAGACTGGGAATTGCTCAGCTCCCGCTCCTCCGAAGATCCCAAGGCCTTCGAGGGCTTAGATGGCGATGGCGACTCCTATGGCGGTGCCATCGAGTTGGATTACTTCGCCCTCGACTCCGAAAATCGCCGCATCGAGAGGGAGTCCTCGGAGGAGGAGAGCGAAGAAGGCGGCGTTGATTCCGACAACCCTACTCGGGTCCTTCCCGATTCGAACTCCAGGGATATGGAGCGGTCGAGAGGGGAGGTGGAATTTAGAGGAAGTGGGTCTCCGGTGAAGAATTCCGGTGGTTTTTGGTCCGATGGGTCGTTGGATTACCGGAGTTCGCTGGCTGATAGCGAAAGTGGGGAGCTTGGTAATAGAGGGGGTTCAATAACCGAAGTCGGGGTTGAAGGAATCGAGGCTGGGTATCAGGACTCTAGCGATGATGAGAGTGGAAAAGGTTTGGGTTTTGGAGGGAGCAGGCAGAGTCAGGGAATCGAGACAGGGTATGAGGAGCATGGGGTGGAGGACTCTGGTGGATTGGTGAAGATGGAAGATGGCTCGGGTTCCTTCGAGAATGTACCTAATAGCGACGGAGAGAAGAGGGTATTGGCTCGGTGGAAGATGCCACTGGATTTCATTAAATTTTATGTTTTTAAGATGAGGCCGGTTTGGTGGATCTCCATAGCTGCTGCAATTATGGGGTTTGTTACGCTGGGGAGGAAATTGTACAAGATGAAGAACACCAGCCGGACTATTCAGCTTAAGATTGCCTTTGATGACAAG TTACATGGAGATGCCAAAGGTGATGCCTTTGGCCCTGTGGAGCTGTATTTCTTGCTGAGCACCATGACCCAGCTGCGTGTATGTGTGAGCCCCGCTCCCACCGAGCAAGAAGTTATTCGATTTGAACCGATTCCAGCTTCTGCTGCCGGAGATGACAGCTTGAGGGCTTGCAGTcacaaaagaaggattcaccttccttcgcatGAATCCATTGTCAGATCACCCACCATACGTCATTCATTTATCTGCACAGATCTCAATGCAACTGTCGTTCTATCGAGTCGGCTTACATGCTTAACACCTGGTCCTTTGTTCGACTGTCATTCGAGTTGCTGCTTACATGCTTCTTACAGGAGGCGAATGTCATGA
- the LOC103711081 gene encoding uncharacterized protein LOC103711081 isoform X2, whose protein sequence is MADAADLQDWELLSSRSSEDPKAFEGLDGDGDSYGGAIELDYFALDSENRRIERESSEEESEEGGVDSDNPTRVLPDSNSRDMERSRGEVEFRGSGSPVKNSGGFWSDGSLDYRSSLADSESGELGNRGGSITEVGVEGIEAGYQDSSDDESGKGLGFGGSRQSQGIETGYEEHGVEDSGGLVKMEDGSGSFENVPNSDGEKRVLARWKMPLDFIKFYVFKMRPVWWISIAAAIMGFVTLGRKLYKMKNTSRTIQLKIAFDDKKVSQLKVHAARLNEAFAVVRRVPIFRAVPAGGVAAWPMVPSR, encoded by the exons ATGGCCGATGCAGCCGACCTCCAAGACTGGGAATTGCTCAGCTCCCGCTCCTCCGAAGATCCCAAGGCCTTCGAGGGCTTAGATGGCGATGGCGACTCCTATGGCGGTGCCATCGAGTTGGATTACTTCGCCCTCGACTCCGAAAATCGCCGCATCGAGAGGGAGTCCTCGGAGGAGGAGAGCGAAGAAGGCGGCGTTGATTCCGACAACCCTACTCGGGTCCTTCCCGATTCGAACTCCAGGGATATGGAGCGGTCGAGAGGGGAGGTGGAATTTAGAGGAAGTGGGTCTCCGGTGAAGAATTCCGGTGGTTTTTGGTCCGATGGGTCGTTGGATTACCGGAGTTCGCTGGCTGATAGCGAAAGTGGGGAGCTTGGTAATAGAGGGGGTTCAATAACCGAAGTCGGGGTTGAAGGAATCGAGGCTGGGTATCAGGACTCTAGCGATGATGAGAGTGGAAAAGGTTTGGGTTTTGGAGGGAGCAGGCAGAGTCAGGGAATCGAGACAGGGTATGAGGAGCATGGGGTGGAGGACTCTGGTGGATTGGTGAAGATGGAAGATGGCTCGGGTTCCTTCGAGAATGTACCTAATAGCGACGGAGAGAAGAGGGTATTGGCTCGGTGGAAGATGCCACTGGATTTCATTAAATTTTATGTTTTTAAGATGAGGCCGGTTTGGTGGATCTCCATAGCTGCTGCAATTATGGGGTTTGTTACGCTGGGGAGGAAATTGTACAAGATGAAGAACACCAGCCGGACTATTCAGCTTAAGATTGCCTTTGATGACAAG AAGGTGTCCCAGTTAAAGGTCCATGCTGCACGCCTAAACGAAGCATTCGCAGTGGTGAGACGTGTGCCCATCTTCAGAGCAGTTCCAGCGGGTGGTGTCGCTGCATGGCCCATGGTGCCTTCAAGATGA